One Pseudomonas brassicacearum genomic region harbors:
- a CDS encoding prepilin peptidase has translation MPLTDFFVLYPLAFVLTALLLGLIVGSFLNVLVWRLPKMLTREWRVQAHDLLGLPAEAPGPVYNLMLPHSQCPHCGHRIRAWENIPLLSYLVLRGRCSNCAAPIGRRYPLTELACGAVSAFVAWHFGFGWQAAMVMVLSWGLLGMSLIDAEHQLLPDTLVLPLLWLGLIVNSFELFVPLNQAMWGAVAGYLALWSVFWVFKLITGKEGMGYGDFKLLAMLGAWGGWQILPLTLLLSSLVGAVVGVIVLRLRNAPGSTQIPFGPYLAIAGWIALLWGGQITHFYWQSVGF, from the coding sequence ATGCCCCTGACTGATTTCTTCGTGCTCTATCCCCTGGCCTTCGTGCTCACTGCGTTATTGCTCGGATTGATCGTCGGCAGCTTCCTCAATGTACTGGTGTGGCGCCTGCCGAAGATGCTCACCCGAGAATGGCGCGTGCAAGCCCACGACCTGCTGGGCCTGCCGGCCGAAGCGCCCGGCCCGGTCTACAACCTGATGCTGCCGCATTCCCAGTGCCCCCACTGTGGCCATCGTATCCGCGCCTGGGAAAATATCCCGTTGCTGAGCTACCTGGTGTTGCGCGGTCGCTGCTCCAACTGCGCCGCGCCCATCGGCAGGCGCTACCCGCTGACCGAACTGGCCTGCGGCGCCGTGTCAGCGTTCGTCGCCTGGCATTTCGGCTTTGGCTGGCAGGCCGCGATGGTGATGGTGTTGAGCTGGGGCCTGCTGGGCATGAGCCTGATCGACGCCGAGCATCAATTACTGCCTGATACCCTGGTGCTGCCGTTGTTGTGGCTGGGCTTGATCGTCAACAGCTTCGAGCTGTTCGTCCCCTTGAACCAGGCGATGTGGGGCGCGGTGGCCGGTTACCTGGCGCTGTGGTCAGTGTTCTGGGTGTTCAAGCTGATCACCGGTAAGGAAGGCATGGGCTATGGGGATTTCAAGCTGCTGGCGATGCTGGGAGCCTGGGGTGGCTGGCAGATCCTGCCGCTGACATTGCTGCTGTCGTCGCTGGTGGGCGCCGTTGTCGGCGTGATTGTGCTGCGCCTGCGTAATGCCCCGGGGTCGACGCAGATCCCCTTCGGACCCTATCTGGCCATTGCCGGCTGGATTGCCTTGCTCTGGGGTGGTCAAATAACCCACTTCTATTGGCAGTCTGTCGGTTTCTAA
- a CDS encoding DUF1780 domain-containing protein, which translates to MDDSDYLRLLTIAAEQANAFLSNARKWERERWVCQRLLQGLNVPYRADEFAPAGEPPDVLFRDANFEVFFVLDEGRRLNDEWRDELQRRRSAFSLSQLVRREAKPRRIPANEFLMRLAPTLRKKAHNYTERGMDLGDLDIIAFASLKREVLDLNSHFPPPTEYLRQGWRSLSLVGPTFARVLFAHPDAPDFLRGNLGRSIVFDVGISL; encoded by the coding sequence ATGGATGATTCCGATTATTTACGCCTGCTGACCATCGCGGCCGAGCAAGCCAACGCCTTTCTCTCCAATGCCCGCAAATGGGAGCGTGAGCGTTGGGTCTGCCAGCGTCTGCTGCAAGGGCTGAACGTGCCCTATCGCGCCGACGAGTTCGCCCCCGCGGGAGAACCGCCGGACGTGTTGTTTCGGGATGCCAACTTCGAGGTGTTTTTCGTCCTCGACGAAGGCCGGCGCCTCAATGATGAGTGGCGCGACGAACTGCAACGCCGGCGCAGCGCCTTCTCCCTGAGCCAACTGGTGCGCCGCGAAGCCAAGCCCCGGCGGATCCCGGCCAATGAGTTCCTGATGCGGCTGGCTCCAACCCTGCGCAAGAAAGCCCACAACTACACCGAGCGCGGCATGGACCTGGGGGACCTGGATATCATTGCCTTCGCCAGCCTCAAGCGCGAAGTGCTGGACCTCAACAGCCACTTCCCACCGCCCACCGAATACCTGCGCCAGGGTTGGCGCTCGCTGTCGCTGGTGGGGCCGACGTTCGCCCGGGTGCTGTTCGCCCACCCCGACGCGCCGGATTTCCTACGGGGCAACCTGGGACGCAGCATCGTGTTCGATGTCGGGATAAGCCTGTGA
- a CDS encoding energy-coupling factor ABC transporter permease, producing the protein MIGAELLSPQTLAGGWLIYVPVLVWAVARAPWVELFTDNRRQHLLFGTVLALFLLWLVRRDFDTGVSYHFIGMTAVTLLLDWPLAILGGLFAQLALVLLGRQDMAAVGVNGALLILLPVLVTECCAILVERAQPRNLFVYIFCSGFLAAALSALLCLLLGLGLLWYDGIFAMPYWLEDFIGYLWLIIFPEAFINGMVISALVVFSPEWLETFNRTRYLSAPWNDDDKP; encoded by the coding sequence ATGATCGGTGCCGAGCTGCTCTCACCGCAGACCCTGGCGGGCGGCTGGCTGATTTATGTGCCGGTGTTGGTCTGGGCCGTGGCGCGGGCGCCGTGGGTCGAGCTGTTCACTGACAACCGTCGCCAGCACTTGCTGTTCGGCACGGTGCTGGCGCTGTTCCTGTTGTGGCTGGTGCGACGGGATTTCGACACGGGCGTCTCGTATCACTTTATCGGCATGACCGCCGTGACCCTGCTGCTGGACTGGCCGCTGGCGATTCTCGGCGGCCTTTTTGCCCAACTTGCGCTGGTGCTGCTGGGCCGCCAGGACATGGCGGCGGTGGGCGTCAACGGTGCATTGTTGATCCTGTTGCCAGTGCTGGTCACCGAGTGTTGCGCGATCCTGGTGGAGCGCGCCCAGCCGCGCAATTTGTTCGTGTACATCTTCTGTTCGGGATTTCTCGCCGCGGCGCTTTCGGCATTGTTGTGCTTGCTGCTGGGGCTTGGCCTGTTGTGGTACGACGGCATATTCGCCATGCCTTACTGGCTCGAGGATTTCATCGGCTATCTCTGGCTGATCATCTTCCCCGAGGCCTTCATCAACGGCATGGTGATCAGTGCGCTGGTGGTGTTCAGCCCTGAATGGCTGGAGACGTTCAACCGCACGCGCTACCTGTCGGCGCCCTGGAACGATGATGACAAGCCTTGA
- a CDS encoding MOSC domain-containing protein yields the protein MSPLQELIAAVPQQGRVRWIGVRPQGHAPMLELDAVEARLEAGLTGDHARPGVRNARQVTLIQWEHLAVIASLMGRPADRPVLPQELRRNIVVSGINLFSLKGRRFRIGQALFETTGWCQPCARLERNLGEGTFQAVRGHGGITARVIKSGIIRLDDRLSVEPVPASGYAAFNAG from the coding sequence GTGAGCCCGTTACAGGAACTGATCGCCGCCGTGCCCCAGCAAGGCCGCGTACGCTGGATTGGCGTACGCCCCCAAGGCCATGCACCCATGCTCGAACTGGACGCCGTGGAGGCACGCCTGGAGGCCGGCCTGACGGGCGACCATGCCCGTCCCGGCGTGCGCAATGCGCGGCAAGTCACCTTGATTCAATGGGAACACCTGGCCGTGATCGCCTCGCTAATGGGACGCCCGGCTGATCGCCCCGTGTTACCGCAAGAACTGCGCCGCAACATCGTGGTCAGCGGTATCAATCTGTTCAGCCTCAAGGGCCGGCGCTTCCGCATCGGCCAGGCCCTCTTCGAAACCACCGGCTGGTGCCAACCGTGCGCGCGACTGGAGCGCAACCTGGGGGAAGGTACGTTCCAGGCCGTACGCGGCCATGGCGGAATCACCGCACGGGTGATAAAAAGTGGAATCATTCGCCTGGACGACCGCTTGAGTGTCGAACCCGTTCCGGCGAGCGGCTACGCTGCTTTCAATGCCGGATAG
- the coaE gene encoding dephospho-CoA kinase (Dephospho-CoA kinase (CoaE) performs the final step in coenzyme A biosynthesis.), producing MNNPVEKPWILGLTGGIGSGKSAAAQHFIDLGVHVIDADHAARWVVEPGRPALAKIAEHFGPGVLQADGTLDRAALRKLIFENAEERRWLEALLHPLIADEIAHHLAQAQSPYAILVSPLLIESGQYTMTQRILVIDAPEQLQIERTLQRDQTSEQQVQAILKAQSSRQDRLSHADDVVVNDRDLAWLHSEVERLHHFYLTLRGGQS from the coding sequence ATGAATAACCCTGTGGAAAAACCCTGGATTCTCGGCCTGACCGGTGGCATCGGCAGCGGCAAAAGCGCGGCGGCCCAGCATTTCATCGACTTGGGCGTGCACGTCATCGACGCCGATCACGCGGCGCGCTGGGTGGTTGAACCCGGTCGTCCGGCATTGGCTAAAATTGCTGAACACTTCGGCCCTGGCGTATTGCAGGCCGACGGCACGCTGGACCGAGCGGCCCTGCGCAAACTGATCTTCGAAAATGCCGAGGAGCGTCGCTGGCTCGAAGCGCTGCTGCATCCACTGATCGCAGACGAGATCGCTCATCATCTGGCCCAGGCACAATCGCCCTACGCGATTCTGGTCTCGCCGCTGCTGATCGAATCGGGCCAGTACACCATGACCCAGCGGATCCTGGTGATCGACGCGCCGGAACAGTTGCAGATCGAACGCACCTTGCAGCGTGACCAGACCAGTGAGCAGCAGGTCCAGGCCATCCTCAAGGCCCAATCCAGCCGCCAGGATCGCCTGAGCCATGCCGACGACGTGGTGGTCAACGACCGCGACCTCGCCTGGCTACACAGCGAGGTCGAGCGCCTGCATCACTTTTACCTTACTTTGCGTGGAGGCCAATCATGA
- the pgeF gene encoding peptidoglycan editing factor PgeF yields MSDWLIPDWPAPGRVKACVTTREGGVSLAPFDSLNLGDHVGDDPAAVAENRRRLTDHFAITPAWLQQVHGIAVVEADPDQVATADASWTATPGIACAAMTADCLPVLFCNRAGTRVAAAHAGWRGLANGVLEATLDSLEDPADEILAWLGPAIGPQAFEVGPEVREAFIAQLPQAAQAFVPSHNAGKFLADIYALARLRLAARGVTAVYGGGLCTVTDSRFFSYRRNPRTGRFASLIWIER; encoded by the coding sequence ATGAGTGACTGGCTGATACCCGACTGGCCCGCGCCGGGCCGGGTAAAGGCCTGCGTCACCACCCGTGAGGGCGGCGTCAGCCTGGCGCCGTTCGACAGTCTCAATCTGGGCGATCATGTGGGCGACGACCCGGCGGCTGTCGCCGAAAACCGTCGCCGTCTCACCGATCACTTCGCCATCACCCCGGCCTGGTTGCAGCAGGTCCACGGCATTGCCGTGGTCGAGGCCGACCCGGACCAGGTGGCAACCGCCGATGCCAGCTGGACCGCCACGCCGGGTATCGCGTGCGCGGCGATGACGGCGGACTGCTTGCCCGTGCTGTTCTGTAACCGTGCCGGCACCCGCGTCGCGGCGGCCCATGCCGGTTGGCGCGGATTGGCGAATGGCGTGCTGGAGGCCACCCTGGACAGCCTCGAAGACCCCGCCGATGAAATCCTTGCCTGGCTCGGCCCGGCCATCGGCCCGCAAGCGTTCGAAGTCGGGCCCGAGGTGCGTGAAGCCTTCATCGCGCAGTTGCCCCAGGCGGCACAGGCCTTCGTCCCGAGCCACAACGCCGGCAAGTTCCTCGCCGACATCTATGCGTTGGCACGTCTGCGGCTGGCGGCACGGGGCGTCACGGCCGTCTACGGTGGGGGTCTATGCACCGTGACTGACTCACGCTTCTTTTCCTACCGCCGCAATCCGCGCACCGGTCGCTTCGCCTCCCTGATTTGGATCGAACGCTAG
- the clpB gene encoding ATP-dependent chaperone ClpB encodes MRIDRLTSKLQLALSDAQSLAVGLDHPGIEPAHLMQAMLEQQGGSIKPLLMQVGFDVSSLRKELTKELDQLPKIQNPTGDVNMSQDLARLLNQADRLAQQKGDQFISSELVLLAAMDENSKLGKLLLGQGVSKKALENAINNLRGGEAVNDANHEESRQALDKYTVDLTKRAEEGKLDPVIGRDDEIRRTIQVLQRRTKNNPVLIGEPGVGKTAIAEGLAQRIINGEVPDGLKGKRLLSLDMGALIAGAKYRGEFEERLKSLLNELSKQEGQIILFIDELHTMVGAGKGEGSMDAGNMLKPALARGELHCVGATTLNEYRQYIEKDAALERRFQKVLVEEPSEEDTIAILRGLKERYEVHHKVAITDGAIIAAAKLSHRYITDRQLPDKAIDLIDEAASRIRMEIDSKPEVLDRLERRLIQLKVESQALKKESDEAAKKRLEKLQEEIVRHEREYSDLEEIWNSEKAEVQGSAQIQQKIEQSRQELEAARRKGDLNRMAELQYGVIPDLERSLQMVDQHGKSENQLLRSKVTEEEIAEVVSKWTGIPVSKMLEGERDKLLKMESLLHQRVIGQEEAVVAVSNAVRRSRAGLSDPNRPSGSFMFLGPTGVGKTELCKALAEFLFDTEEAMVRIDMSEFMEKHSVARLIGAPPGYVGYEEGGYLTEAVRRKPYSVILLDEVEKAHPDVFNILLQVLEDGRLTDSHGRTVDFRNTVIVMTSNLGSAQIQELVGDREAQRAAVMDAISTHFRPEFINRVDEVVIFEPLARDQIAGITEIQLGRLRSRLTERELKLQLSSEALDKLIAVGYDPVYGARPLKRAIQRWIENPLAQLILSGRFMPGETVTGTVENDEIVFN; translated from the coding sequence ATGCGTATTGATCGTTTAACCAGCAAATTGCAGTTGGCCCTGTCCGATGCCCAGTCCCTGGCCGTCGGCCTCGACCATCCCGGTATCGAACCGGCGCACTTGATGCAGGCCATGCTCGAGCAGCAGGGCGGCTCGATCAAGCCACTGCTGATGCAGGTAGGCTTTGACGTGAGCAGCCTGCGTAAAGAGTTGACCAAAGAACTCGACCAGTTGCCCAAGATCCAGAATCCGACAGGGGATGTGAACATGTCCCAGGATCTGGCGCGGCTGCTCAACCAGGCGGATCGCCTGGCCCAGCAGAAGGGCGACCAGTTCATTTCCAGCGAGCTGGTGCTGCTCGCTGCCATGGACGAGAACAGCAAGCTCGGCAAATTGCTGCTGGGCCAGGGCGTGAGCAAGAAAGCCCTGGAAAATGCCATCAACAACCTGCGTGGCGGCGAAGCGGTGAACGACGCCAACCACGAGGAGTCCCGCCAGGCGCTGGATAAATACACCGTCGACCTGACCAAGCGCGCCGAGGAAGGCAAGCTCGACCCGGTGATTGGTCGCGACGACGAAATCCGCCGTACGATCCAGGTGCTGCAGCGCCGTACCAAGAACAACCCAGTGCTGATCGGTGAGCCTGGCGTGGGTAAAACCGCCATCGCCGAGGGCCTGGCCCAACGCATCATCAACGGCGAAGTGCCGGATGGCCTCAAGGGCAAGCGCCTGCTGTCCTTGGACATGGGCGCGTTGATCGCCGGTGCCAAGTACCGTGGCGAGTTCGAAGAACGGCTCAAATCCCTGCTCAATGAACTGTCGAAGCAGGAAGGACAGATCATTCTGTTCATCGACGAATTGCACACCATGGTCGGTGCGGGCAAGGGTGAAGGCTCGATGGACGCTGGCAACATGCTCAAGCCGGCGCTGGCCCGTGGCGAGTTGCACTGTGTCGGCGCGACCACGCTCAACGAGTACCGCCAGTACATAGAAAAGGATGCGGCGCTGGAGCGGCGCTTCCAGAAAGTGCTGGTGGAGGAACCGAGCGAAGAAGACACCATCGCCATCCTGCGCGGCCTTAAAGAACGCTACGAAGTTCACCACAAGGTGGCGATCACCGACGGCGCGATCATCGCCGCGGCCAAGCTCAGCCACCGCTACATCACCGACCGGCAATTGCCGGACAAGGCCATCGACCTGATCGACGAGGCGGCCAGCCGCATCCGCATGGAAATCGACTCCAAGCCCGAAGTGCTGGATCGGTTGGAGCGGCGCCTGATTCAGCTCAAGGTCGAATCCCAGGCCTTGAAGAAAGAAAGTGACGAAGCGGCGAAGAAGCGCCTGGAGAAGTTGCAGGAAGAAATCGTTCGTCACGAGCGCGAATATTCCGATCTCGAAGAGATCTGGAACTCGGAGAAAGCCGAAGTCCAGGGTTCGGCGCAGATCCAGCAAAAAATCGAACAGTCCCGCCAGGAATTGGAAGCGGCCCGCCGCAAAGGCGACCTCAACCGCATGGCCGAGCTGCAGTACGGGGTGATCCCGGACCTGGAGCGCAGCCTGCAAATGGTCGACCAGCACGGCAAGAGCGAAAACCAGTTGCTGCGCAGCAAGGTCACTGAGGAAGAGATTGCCGAAGTGGTCTCCAAGTGGACCGGCATTCCCGTGTCGAAAATGCTCGAAGGCGAGCGCGACAAGCTGCTGAAGATGGAAAGCCTGCTGCACCAGCGCGTGATTGGCCAGGAAGAAGCGGTAGTGGCGGTCTCCAACGCCGTGCGCCGGTCCCGTGCCGGGCTGTCGGACCCGAATCGTCCGAGCGGTTCGTTCATGTTCCTCGGCCCGACCGGTGTTGGTAAAACCGAGCTGTGCAAGGCGCTGGCCGAGTTCCTCTTCGATACGGAAGAAGCGATGGTGCGCATCGACATGTCCGAATTCATGGAGAAGCATTCCGTGGCCCGGCTGATCGGTGCGCCTCCGGGTTACGTGGGCTATGAAGAGGGCGGTTACCTGACCGAAGCGGTACGTCGCAAGCCGTACTCGGTGATCCTGCTCGATGAGGTCGAGAAGGCCCACCCGGATGTGTTCAATATTCTGTTGCAAGTGCTGGAGGATGGCCGCCTCACCGATAGCCACGGGCGTACGGTGGACTTCCGCAACACGGTGATTGTGATGACCTCCAACCTGGGGTCGGCGCAAATCCAGGAGTTGGTGGGGGACCGCGAGGCGCAACGCGCTGCGGTGATGGATGCGATTTCCACCCACTTCCGGCCGGAGTTCATCAACCGGGTGGATGAAGTGGTGATCTTCGAGCCGCTGGCCCGTGATCAGATCGCCGGCATCACTGAGATCCAGCTCGGTCGCCTGCGCAGCCGCCTCACCGAGCGCGAGCTGAAGCTGCAATTGAGCAGCGAGGCCTTGGACAAGTTGATCGCCGTGGGTTACGACCCGGTCTATGGTGCACGGCCGTTGAAGCGGGCGATCCAGCGCTGGATCGAAAACCCGCTGGCGCAGTTGATTCTGTCCGGTCGCTTCATGCCAGGCGAAACCGTGACGGGCACTGTGGAGAACGACGAAATCGTCTTCAACTGA
- a CDS encoding DUF3094 domain-containing protein codes for MTSRLNPDDQKHVEEYLQLSQHRVERRPFRPWMLLVVVLAVTIGLGLLSRLISYLTL; via the coding sequence ATGACCAGCCGCCTGAACCCAGATGACCAGAAGCATGTCGAAGAGTACCTGCAACTGTCCCAGCACCGAGTCGAGCGCCGGCCTTTCCGGCCGTGGATGCTCCTGGTGGTGGTACTGGCCGTGACCATCGGCCTGGGCCTGTTGAGCCGACTGATCAGTTACCTGACGCTATGA
- a CDS encoding methyl-accepting chemotaxis protein, with product MQQNLRETLQGISGSAAQLATAADELNAVTLDSTQSLQQQNNEIEQAATAVTEMTTAVEEVARNAVSTSDATRQSSESASLGQQRVSDTVGAIGALASDVQVTGGLVQSLANQSQDIGKVLDVIRAIAEQTNLLALNAAIEAARAGESGRGFAVVADEVRALAYRTQQSTQEIEQMVQGMRSGATQALDSMQASSSRAASTLAMAERAGEALQTITTSVNEIHERNLVIASAAEEQAQVAREVDRNLVNIRDLSVRSASGAGQTSASSHELSQLANSLRTMVQRFQV from the coding sequence ATGCAGCAGAACCTGCGGGAAACCTTGCAGGGCATCAGCGGCTCGGCGGCGCAATTGGCCACCGCCGCCGATGAGTTGAATGCGGTCACGCTCGACAGTACCCAGAGCCTGCAACAACAGAATAACGAAATCGAACAGGCCGCCACGGCTGTCACCGAAATGACCACGGCGGTGGAAGAGGTCGCGCGCAATGCGGTTTCCACCTCTGACGCCACGCGCCAGTCCAGTGAGTCGGCATCCCTTGGGCAGCAGCGGGTCAGCGACACGGTCGGCGCCATCGGCGCCCTCGCCAGCGATGTGCAGGTGACCGGCGGCCTGGTGCAGTCCCTGGCCAACCAATCGCAGGACATTGGCAAGGTACTGGACGTGATCCGCGCCATCGCCGAGCAGACTAACCTGCTGGCCCTCAATGCGGCCATTGAAGCGGCCCGGGCCGGCGAAAGCGGTCGTGGGTTTGCGGTAGTGGCCGATGAGGTGCGGGCGTTGGCTTATCGCACGCAGCAATCGACCCAGGAAATCGAGCAAATGGTCCAGGGCATGCGCAGCGGCGCCACCCAGGCGCTCGATTCCATGCAGGCCAGTTCCAGTCGCGCCGCCAGTACCCTGGCGATGGCGGAGCGGGCGGGCGAAGCGCTACAGACCATCACCACGTCGGTCAATGAAATCCACGAACGCAATCTGGTGATCGCCAGCGCCGCCGAAGAACAGGCGCAAGTGGCTCGCGAGGTGGATCGCAACCTGGTGAACATTCGTGATTTGTCGGTGCGCTCGGCTTCCGGCGCGGGCCAGACCAGTGCCTCCAGCCATGAGTTGTCGCAACTGGCGAATTCGTTGCGCACGATGGTGCAGCGGTTTCAGGTTTGA
- the yacG gene encoding DNA gyrase inhibitor YacG, whose translation MSQIPTVDCPTCGAPVEWSPENTFRPFCSDRCKLIDLGAWASEEHKIPVSPDAEDELFSEDFEPRSHH comes from the coding sequence ATGAGCCAAATTCCAACCGTTGATTGCCCAACCTGTGGCGCCCCTGTGGAATGGAGCCCGGAGAACACCTTCCGGCCGTTCTGCTCCGATCGCTGCAAACTGATCGACCTCGGCGCCTGGGCGTCGGAAGAACACAAGATTCCGGTCAGCCCCGATGCCGAGGATGAGCTGTTCAGCGAAGATTTCGAGCCTCGCTCGCACCATTAA
- a CDS encoding NAD(P)/FAD-dependent oxidoreductase codes for MTHRIVIVGGGAGGLELATRLGKTLGKRGTASVMLVDANLTHIWKPLLHEVAAGSLNSSEDELNYVAQAKWNHFEFQLGRMSGLDRERKRIQLAATYDEAGLELLPARELGYDSLVIAVGSTTNDFGTEGAAQHCLFLDTRKQAERFHQQLLHHYLRAHAGQTDIVERISVAIVGAGATGVELAAELHNAAHELHAYGLDRIKPENMHITLIEAGPRVLPALPERIGGPVHKTLEKLGVNVMTNASVSQVTADSLITADGQVIDASLKVWAAGIRAPDFLKEIDGLETNRINQLQVLPTLQTTRDENIFAFGDCAACPQPGSDRNVPPRAQAAHQQASLLAKSLKLRIEGKALPHYKYTDYGSLISLSRFSAVGNLMGNLTGSVMLEGWLARMFYVSLYRMHQMALYGLFRTAMLMLGSKIGRGTEPRLKLH; via the coding sequence ATGACTCATCGTATTGTCATCGTTGGCGGCGGCGCCGGCGGCCTGGAGTTGGCTACCCGCCTGGGTAAGACTCTGGGCAAGCGTGGCACGGCCAGTGTGATGCTGGTCGACGCGAACCTGACCCACATCTGGAAACCGCTGCTGCACGAAGTGGCCGCCGGATCCCTGAACTCCTCCGAAGACGAACTCAACTACGTCGCCCAGGCAAAATGGAACCACTTCGAGTTCCAGCTGGGGCGCATGAGCGGTCTGGATCGCGAGCGCAAGCGAATCCAACTGGCCGCCACCTATGACGAAGCCGGCCTGGAGCTGTTACCGGCCCGGGAGCTGGGCTACGACTCCCTGGTGATTGCCGTCGGCAGCACCACCAATGACTTCGGCACCGAAGGCGCGGCGCAGCACTGCCTGTTCCTGGATACCCGCAAGCAGGCCGAGCGCTTCCATCAGCAATTGCTCCACCACTATCTGCGTGCCCACGCCGGACAGACCGATATTGTCGAGCGCATCAGCGTCGCCATCGTCGGCGCCGGTGCGACCGGTGTCGAACTGGCGGCCGAGCTGCACAATGCCGCTCACGAACTGCACGCCTATGGCCTGGACCGGATCAAACCGGAGAACATGCACATCACCCTGATCGAGGCGGGTCCACGGGTCTTGCCAGCGCTGCCGGAGCGTATCGGCGGGCCGGTGCACAAGACTCTGGAGAAACTCGGAGTCAACGTCATGACCAACGCTTCCGTCAGCCAGGTGACCGCCGACAGCCTGATTACCGCGGACGGCCAAGTGATCGACGCGAGCCTGAAAGTCTGGGCCGCCGGGATTCGCGCCCCGGATTTCCTCAAGGAAATCGACGGGCTGGAAACCAACCGGATCAACCAGCTGCAAGTACTGCCGACACTGCAGACCACCCGCGACGAGAACATCTTCGCCTTCGGCGACTGCGCCGCCTGCCCACAACCCGGCAGCGATCGCAATGTTCCGCCCCGCGCCCAGGCCGCGCATCAGCAGGCATCGCTGCTGGCCAAATCCCTGAAGCTGCGTATCGAAGGCAAGGCCCTGCCGCACTACAAATACACCGACTACGGCTCGCTGATTTCGCTGTCGCGTTTCTCGGCGGTAGGCAACCTGATGGGCAACCTCACCGGCAGCGTGATGCTCGAAGGCTGGCTGGCGCGGATGTTCTACGTGTCGCTGTACCGCATGCACCAAATGGCGTTGTACGGCCTGTTCCGCACGGCGATGTTGATGCTGGGCAGCAAGATCGGGCGTGGCACCGAGCCACGGCTGAAGTTGCACTGA
- a CDS encoding type II secretion system F family protein, with the protein MAVKAVKTDVYTWEGKDRKGTKMSGELTGQSPALIKAQLRKQGINPEKVRKKSTSIFSKGKRIKPLDIALFTRQMATMLKAGVPLLQAFDIIGEGFDNANMRKLVDEVKQEVAAGNSFAASLRKCPQYFDDLYCNLVDAGEQAGALDTLLDRVATYKEKSEALKAKIKKAMTYPAAVVVVAAVVTGILLVKVVPQFESVFSGFGAQLPAFTVMVIGLSEFLQQWWWVVLGGFVGTFFGVKYALKRSQGFRDWRDKWLLKLPLIGSLMYKSAVARYARTLSTTFAAGVPLVEALDSVSGATGNVVFKRAVQRIRQDVSTGMQLNFSMRASGIFPNLAIQMTAIGEESGALDDMLDKVASFYEAEVDNLVDNLTSLMEPFIMVVLGVVVGGLVVAMYLPIFQLGSAI; encoded by the coding sequence ATGGCGGTCAAAGCAGTAAAAACCGATGTCTACACGTGGGAAGGCAAAGACCGCAAAGGCACGAAAATGAGCGGTGAACTGACCGGTCAGAGCCCAGCCCTGATCAAGGCTCAGTTACGCAAACAGGGCATCAACCCGGAGAAGGTACGCAAGAAATCCACCTCGATATTCAGCAAGGGCAAGCGCATCAAGCCGTTGGACATCGCCCTGTTCACCCGCCAGATGGCGACGATGCTCAAGGCCGGCGTGCCGCTGTTGCAGGCGTTCGACATCATTGGCGAAGGCTTCGACAACGCTAATATGCGCAAGCTGGTGGACGAGGTGAAACAGGAAGTCGCTGCCGGCAACAGCTTCGCGGCGTCGTTGCGAAAATGTCCGCAGTATTTCGATGACTTGTACTGCAACCTGGTAGACGCCGGTGAACAGGCCGGTGCCCTGGACACGCTGCTGGATCGGGTCGCGACCTACAAGGAAAAGAGCGAAGCGCTCAAGGCCAAGATCAAGAAAGCCATGACCTACCCGGCGGCCGTAGTGGTGGTCGCGGCCGTGGTCACCGGCATCCTGCTGGTCAAGGTGGTGCCGCAATTCGAATCGGTCTTTTCAGGATTCGGCGCACAGCTACCGGCCTTCACGGTGATGGTCATCGGCCTGTCGGAATTCCTGCAGCAATGGTGGTGGGTGGTGCTTGGCGGGTTTGTGGGGACGTTTTTCGGCGTGAAATACGCGCTCAAGCGCTCCCAGGGGTTTCGCGACTGGCGCGATAAATGGCTGCTCAAGCTGCCGCTGATAGGCAGCTTGATGTACAAGTCCGCTGTGGCCCGCTACGCCCGGACGCTGTCCACCACATTCGCCGCCGGCGTGCCGCTGGTAGAGGCACTGGATTCGGTCTCGGGGGCCACCGGTAACGTGGTGTTCAAACGCGCGGTGCAGCGCATCCGCCAGGATGTCTCGACCGGCATGCAGTTGAATTTTTCCATGCGTGCGTCAGGCATCTTTCCCAACCTGGCGATCCAGATGACCGCCATCGGCGAGGAGTCCGGCGCGCTGGACGACATGCTCGACAAGGTGGCGAGTTTTTATGAGGCCGAGGTGGACAATCTGGTGGACAACCTCACCAGCCTGATGGAACCCTTCATCATGGTGGTCCTGGGGGTGGTCGTCGGTGGCCTGGTGGTTGCCATGTACCTGCCCATCTTTCAACTCGGCTCTGCGATCTGA